The following proteins are encoded in a genomic region of Salvelinus namaycush isolate Seneca chromosome 12, SaNama_1.0, whole genome shotgun sequence:
- the LOC120057405 gene encoding transmembrane gamma-carboxyglutamic acid protein 3 isoform X1: MAEAFLDGKDAHSLLKRFPRANSFLEEFRQGNIERECVEESCSFEEANEVFENKERTMEFWKTRSVYTVSSHEQTRDGRSEGHLYMVVPLLGVALLLLIALFLIWRCQLQKATRRRPAYTQNRYMNNRNTRSLPRILVHRDTPSHSETPLSRPTVVVSGVERVVGGGSGGGSLVCTANVPQEPHSHPQNTRSALYVQDPSVSVASRLSGATPPPSYEEVTGHLESSSDEVSAPYSDPPPKYEEIVKEK, from the exons ATGGCGGAAG CGTTCCTAGATGGGAAGGATGCTCACTCTCTCCTCAAGCGCTTCCCCCGAGCCAACAGTTTCCTGGAGGAGTTCAGACAGGGTAACATCGAACgggagtgtgtggaggagagcTGCAGCTTCGAGGAGGCCAATGAAGTGTTCGAGAACAAAGAGAGAACA ATGGAGTTCTGGAAGACTCGCAGTGTGTACACGGTGAGCAGCCACGAGCAGACCAGGGACGGCCGTTCAGAGGGCCACCTCTACATGGTGGTTCCCCTGCTGGGCgtggctctcctcctcctcatcgccCTCTTCCTCATCTGGAGGTGCCAGCTGCAGAAGGCCACACGGCGGCGGCCCGCCTACACCCAGAACCGCTACATGAACAACCGCAACACCCGCAGCCTGCCGCGCATCCTGGTCCACCGGGACACGCCGTCCCACTCCGAGACCCCCTTATCCAGGCCCACAGTGGTGGTGAGTGGGGTGGAGAGAGTAgtaggaggaggaagtggaggagggtCGCTGGTTTGCACCGCAAACGTTCCCCAAGAACCCCATTCCCACCCTCAGAACACTCGCTCCGCCCTGTACGTCCAGGATCCGTCTGTGTCAGTAGCGTCGCGTCTCTCCGGTGCCACACCTCCTCCTTCCTACGAGGAGGTGACAGGACACCTGGAGAGCAGCAGCGACGAGGTGTCGGCGCCGTACAGCGACCCTCCGCCCAAATATGAGGAGATTGTCAAGGAGAAgtaa
- the LOC120057405 gene encoding transmembrane gamma-carboxyglutamic acid protein 3 isoform X2 gives MSDISVTVWYCLVWWGTHLLERLESLGLSSRVVGWRKMEFWKTRSVYTVSSHEQTRDGRSEGHLYMVVPLLGVALLLLIALFLIWRCQLQKATRRRPAYTQNRYMNNRNTRSLPRILVHRDTPSHSETPLSRPTVVVSGVERVVGGGSGGGSLVCTANVPQEPHSHPQNTRSALYVQDPSVSVASRLSGATPPPSYEEVTGHLESSSDEVSAPYSDPPPKYEEIVKEK, from the exons ATGAGCGATATTTCGGTCACAGTGTGGTACTGTCTCGTGTGGTGGGGTACTCACTTATTAGAAAG GTTAGAAAGTCTTGGTCTGAGTAGCAGGGTGGTAGGATGGCGGAAG ATGGAGTTCTGGAAGACTCGCAGTGTGTACACGGTGAGCAGCCACGAGCAGACCAGGGACGGCCGTTCAGAGGGCCACCTCTACATGGTGGTTCCCCTGCTGGGCgtggctctcctcctcctcatcgccCTCTTCCTCATCTGGAGGTGCCAGCTGCAGAAGGCCACACGGCGGCGGCCCGCCTACACCCAGAACCGCTACATGAACAACCGCAACACCCGCAGCCTGCCGCGCATCCTGGTCCACCGGGACACGCCGTCCCACTCCGAGACCCCCTTATCCAGGCCCACAGTGGTGGTGAGTGGGGTGGAGAGAGTAgtaggaggaggaagtggaggagggtCGCTGGTTTGCACCGCAAACGTTCCCCAAGAACCCCATTCCCACCCTCAGAACACTCGCTCCGCCCTGTACGTCCAGGATCCGTCTGTGTCAGTAGCGTCGCGTCTCTCCGGTGCCACACCTCCTCCTTCCTACGAGGAGGTGACAGGACACCTGGAGAGCAGCAGCGACGAGGTGTCGGCGCCGTACAGCGACCCTCCGCCCAAATATGAGGAGATTGTCAAGGAGAAgtaa
- the ripply1 gene encoding protein ripply1 — MSTACLLVKQTPFVVAPRPVGMDTRPQTNDSYDSLWRPWLTTKKNMQRECQRSRQSCPYSRPTDYTPAAPGLFPFNEKSQSFQHPVRLFWPKSKSFDYLYSDGEALLRNFPVQATISFYEESDSEDDEEDEEWEEEMYSEEKEYLERQSHYTSYN, encoded by the exons ATGAGTACCGCATGTCTGCTCGTCAAACAGACGCCCTTCGTTGTTGCTCCACGCCCGGTAGGGATGGACACTCGTCCGCAGACAAATGACAG TTATGATTCACTATGGAGACCTTGGCTCACGACCAAGAAGAATATGCAACGGGAATGCCAGAGAAGCAGACAGTCATGT CCTTACTCCAGACCTACAGACTACACCCCTGCAGCTCCAGGTCTCTTTCCATTCAATGAGAAGTCCCAGTCCTTCCAGCACCCTGTCAG ACTTTTCTGGCCCAAGTCCAAGTCGTTTGACTACCTGTACAGCGACGGAGAGGCTCTCCTGAGGAACTTCCCTGTCCAGGCCACCATCAGTTTCTATGAGGAGTCCGACAGCGAGGAtgacgaggaggacgaggagtgGGAAGAAGAAATGTACAGCGAGGAAAAGGAGTACCTCGAGCGCCAGTCCCACTACACCAGCTACAACTGA
- the LOC120057624 gene encoding odorant receptor 131-2-like, whose protein sequence is MSNTTPPFQLLSNNISLTNQRLAVPIRTFMGFLSVSPCLLFLYINTIMLYSLKSKPVFRETSRYILFGNLLFADTILLVTSQLLYILAVAGLFVIRYICVVIVLVAIFTSGVSPLNLSVMSLERYVAICYPLRHASIVTPGTTGVVIAVVWILCSLNTIIKLVMLLVLESMPLDQLMQGFCSTSELFQLKIHNQVDNVFISIVFMAVGFIIIYSYIAIMMVAKSAASSDKDTNTKARNTVLLHLIQLGLSLSSTLVPTIVSALKSRAMDKATQIEYIVFIILIILPRCLSPLIYGLRDKTFRHILMYHLTCGLRCTVKPIKISSY, encoded by the exons ATGTCCAATACAACACCCCCATTCCAGCTCCTGTCCAACAACATTTCGTTGACCAATCAGAGGTTGGCAGTGCCCATAAGGACGTTCATGGGCTTCCTGtctgtgtctccatgtctcctctTCCTCTATATCAACACTATCATGCTGTACAGTCTGAAGAGCAAGCCCGTGTTCAGAGAGACCTCACGCTACATCTTGTTTG GTAACCTCCTCTTCGCCGACACCATCCTACTGGTGACCAGCCAACTGCTGTACATATTGGCCGTCGCTGGGTTGTTTGTGATCCGATATATATGTGTTGTGATTGTGTTGGTGGCCATTTTCACCAGCGGTGTTTCCCCTCTCAACCTGTCTGTGATGTCGCTAGAGAG GTACGTGGCTATCTGTTATCCTTTGAGGCATGCCTCTATTGTCACCCCCGGGACTACGGGCGTGGTCATTGCTGTGGTGTGGATCCTGTGTTCCCTAAACACTATCATTAAGCTTGTCATGCTGCTGGTTCTAGAGTCCATGCCCCTGGACCAGTTAATGCAGGGATTCTGCTCTACCAGCGAGCTTTTCCAACTGAAGATTCACAACCAGGTAGACAACGTGTTCATCAGCATCGTCTTCATGGCCGTTGGTTTTATCATCATATACTCCTACATCGCTATCATGATGGTAGCCAAGTCCGCCGCCTCCTCAGACAAGGATACGAACACCAAGGCTCGTAACACGGTTTTACTGCACCTGATCCAGCTTGGCCTgagtctctcctccaccctggtTCCTACTATAGTGTCAGCCTTGAAATCCAGAGCAATGGACAAAGCCACACAGATTGAGTATATTGTGTTCATCATCCTGATTATCCTGCCCAGGTGTCTGAGTCCTCTGATCTACGGCCTGAGAGACAAGACGTTCAGACACATCCTCATGTACCATCTCACCTGTGGCCTCAGATGCACAGTGAAGCCCATTAAAATCTCCAGCTATTGA